GGACCGTGAAACGACTCCACGCCGATGATAGTGCGGATACCCGTGTGAAAGTAGGTAATCGTCAGGCTCCCCTTAAAAACCCCTTGCTACTCACGTAGCAAGGGGTTTTTGCTTTTGGGGCGTGCATTTGTACACGAAGCCAGCGCGCCGTCAGTTTCCAGGTGTGGCTTTCCTCTTCAACAGTGTTTGTTCGACTGCAGGTCCGAGGTAACGGGGCCGCTAACGCCACGATCCAGTCTCCAGATTGACCCCAGCGATCGGCCAATCAGGCTCGGTTGCCTTAACAGGGTGTGCCTTGGTTCAAAGCTTCGGGCATGCTGAGCCGTCTGGCACCTCATTTCCCGATGGGTTGTGAATCCCACGCGGCTATCGCTAGGCAGCAAGTGCCGATTGCCTAGGGCTGAGACGTCTGGTCGTTTCACATCGTTACGGATTGATCTCGCAGATTGATTACCCGCGTCGAGGTCACAACGACTGGTGCTTCGTTCTGCGCTGCGCTAGGTGGGGCCCGGAAGCATGCGTTGACCGCATTCAACTGCATTGGTCGCTCCGATTTCCACGACGCCTCTCGGTGATCTTTGCGAGACGGCATAATCGCCAGCGTGAGTGTCCACGCGAACCCGTACAGTCGGCTTGCCCGTGTGTAAAGCGTAAGCACTCGATGTGTACCGTAGATCGGGTTGTTGACGCGCCGGTAAATGGCGGTTAGCGAATGGGCTCGATCTTGGCGGTGTCAGGCAGTTGCTGCGCCACATTCCATGGCAGCAACTCGTCGATCCGATTGGCCGGATGATCGGCAATGCGCTCGAGCACGTGGGCGAGGTAGGCTTCCGGGTTGATGCCGTTCAAGCGTGCCGTACCGATGAGGCTGTACATCGCCGCAGCACGCTCACCGCCCGAATCAGCGCCAGCAAACAGATAATTGCGGCGGCCAATCGCCACGCCGCGCAGCGCACGCTCGGCAATCAGATTGTCGATCTCCGCTTGCCCGTCCTCGCAGTAATAGGCGAGTGCAGGCCAGCGGTTCAGAGAATACTGAATCGCTTTGGTCGTGTCGGATTTGGCCGAGAGCATGGGCAATACCGACTCGTACCATTGTCGCAGTGCCTCGAGTCGCGGTACCGCCCGAGTTTGGCGCACCTGCCGTCGTTCATCAGGCGGCTTACCCCGGATTTCGGCTTCTATGCGATATAGCTCGCCGATGCGGTGCAGCGCTTCTTCTGTAATGGCGCTGGGGCGTACCGCATGCAGGTCGTAGATCTTGCGTCGCGCGTGCGCCATGCACGCCGCTTCGCGGATGCTGCCGTCCTCAAAGAGCGGCGCGTAACCGGCAAACGCATCGGCTTGCAGCACCCCGCTAAAGCTTGCCAGATGTCGCTGTGGGTGCTCACCACGCCGATCCGACGTGTAGGCAAACCACACCGCGGGCGCCTCATCCGAGCCGCACGGCCGGTCGTCACGCACGTACACCCAGAGCCGTCCGGTCTTTGTGCTGCCTCGCCCGGGCTCTAACACCGGTAATGGTGTGTCATCGCCGTGGACCTTGGTGCCGCCCAGCGCGTAGGCTCGCACGGCGTCTACCAGTGGATCGAGCAACCAGCAAACACGCCCCAGCCAATGCCCCATCTGCCCGGCCTCGAGTTCCACGCCGTCACGGGCATAGATTGCCTGCTGGCGGTACAGCGGTTGGTGGTCGAGGAATTTGCTGGTGATAATGTGTGCGAGCAGATTGGGGCCGGCCACGCCACGCTCAATCGGGCGACTCGGTGCCGGCTGCTGCACAATCGTGTCGCAGCACGCACAAGCGAGCTTGGGGCGGCGGTGGCGAATCACACGGAAGTGCGCTCGCACGTATTCGAGCTGCTCCGAGACGTCTTCGCCCAGCGGCTTGAGGTTACCACCGCAGGCCGGGCAATCGTCTGCCTCGGGTAGGTAGACGCGCACTTCGCGCTCGAGGTGCTCCGGCAGCGCCTGGCGCTCGACTCGGACTTTTGCCTGGGACTTGATCGGCGTGGCCGCCTCGGTGGCACCTTCGTCGGCCTGCAGATCTTCCAGGCGCAGCTCAAGCTGTTCGATCTGACGCGCCAGTTTCTCCGACTTTCGTCCAAACTGCATACGCTTGAGTTTGTCGATGAGCAGCTTCAAATGCGCAATCTCTTGCTCGCGCGATGTGAGGCGCGTCTGCAGCTCGGCGAGCTGTGTTTCGCGTTCGTGCAAAACCTGCTGGCTAGCCAACACCAACGCCTTGAGGGCATCGATGTCGTCAGGCAGATTGGCGCGGGAGAAGCTCATGACGTAAGCCTATCGCCCAGAGCACCCGTTGCCTATCGGATATCTCCTAAAAAATACGTTATCTCGCACTGCGTGGGCGAGCCGCGTCGATGGGCTCGCGCCAATCGAACCCTTCAAGCAAGAGTGAGAGCTGCGCAGTGGTGAGTGCCACGACACCACCATCGGCCCGTGGCCACGCGAATCGCCCCTTCTCCAGCCGCTTGGCCAGCAGGCACAGCCCGCCATCGCTCCAGTACAGGGCCTTGAGCAGATCACCGCGCCGGCCACGAAACAGAAAGATGTGCCCCGAGAACGGGTCCTTTTGCAGCACCAACTCGACCTTGGCTGCCAGGCTATTAAAGCCGCAGCGCATATCCGTGACGCCAGCGGCAATCCACACCCGCGTGTTCGAGGGCAACCCGATCATGTGCGTAGCTCCGAGATCAACTCGCGCAGTAACTCCAAACTCAGCGGACCATCGAAGCGCATTGTGCCGCCACGCATCACCAACTCGATCTTCCCCTCGTGCCGCAATGAACATCGTGAGGTCGGGACTGCTTGGTCTGCCGACGGCGTGGGGATACCAACGAGAGCCTTCGTGATCGTCACGGGAACAAACTCGGTCACCGAAGCCGCAGAACTCTGGCGAGTAACAAGCTCAGGCGTGACATCACCGTAAGCGCCAGCCAGATAATGCCGGCGCCATTTGAATAACAAGTTGGCGTTGATGCCTGCCTTGCGCGCCGTCAAAGCAACCGACGCACCTGGCCTTAACGTTGCCTCAACCGTTGCGCGCTTGAACTCCATTGAGAAATTCGCTCGTCGGTAAGGTACCGCTTCCACAGCCACACTCAAAACCTTGTCCACTTTTGCGCCCACCATTTCATTTGGTGGACGCAAAAGTACCCACAGACTCGCCTCCCATCAAGACGGTACTCCTCGAGCCTTTACTGTAAAGCGCGGTTCTGCTCGAATAAATCTTGGGCCGCGTGCTCACGACGCGTCATTTTCATGAGCGAAATCCGGGCGTTCTGGCGAGCGATCGGAACGGGGGAATGACCCGCTAGGAGAGATGTTGTGAGTCGATGCACGTGGAAAGCGCTTATCGACTCACAGGTTGACGCTAAAACTTATAGGATGTTGAGCACAGTAGCGGAGTTAAAGTCAAATCTGGTGTACGGGGCGTGAGCAAGATTAGGCGGCCAGGGGCTGCTGAGCCGGTGTGCTGTCGGTCACCGGCTCTCCATCCTTGAACGTCATCCCGTCAAGCATCGTCGCGATCTTTTCGGGGGCGCGGATGCGCCGCCACGAGTCTTCGGCCGACTCGATCAGCTTGAATGCCAGGCCGAGGAACGTCGCGCGCGAGACGCAGTTACGCGTGCGCTTGGTGCGGTGACGCACCGTCGCGAAGGTCGATTCAATCGGATTCGTCGTGCGCAGATGCTGCCAGTGTTCGGCCGGGAAATCGTAAAATGCCAGCAGCTCGTCGCGATCTTGCGTCAGCTTTTCGACCACCTTCGGATACTTTGCCGAGTGGGTATCAACGAAGTGATTGAAGGCAACCAGCGCTTCGGCACGCGTGGCGGCCATCCAAATGTCCTGCATCGCCTTTTTGGCGCGGGCCTGCTGCGATTTCGGCAGCGCGTTGAGCACGTTGCCCATCTTGTGGAACCAGCAGCGCTGATGCTTGGTCTGCGGGAACACTTCTTCCATCGCTGCCCAGAATCCCATCGCACCATCTCCGCAAGCCAGCAGCGGCCCTGACTGCAGACCGCGCTTTTTCAGATCGAGCAGCAGTTCGGCCCACGACGCCTTCGATTCCCGATACCCGTCACTGATCGCCACACGCTCTTTCGTTCCGTCCGGTTTGACACCAATGATCACCAACAGGCACTGGCCGTCGGAATCGTCGCTGCGCACGCCGGTGTGAATGCCGTCAGCCCACCAGTACACCCAGCGCGCCAACGACAACTCACGCTGATTCCACTGAGCATGCTCATCGGCCCATTGCGCCTTCAGACGACTCACCACATTTGGCGACAGGCCGCTGACCTGGCCGCCCAGCATGATGCCCATGGCTTCGCTCATGTCGCCCGTCGAGATGCCTCGCAGGTACAGCCACGGTAGTGCGGCCGACACGCGTGCGGATTTGCGAACGTACGGCGGCACGACCGCCGAATTGAAGCGGATGCCCGAACCCGAGCGATCACGCACCTTCGGTACCCGAACCGGCACCGGACCGATGGCCGTGACGACTTCGCGCTCTGGTAGGTAGCCGTTGCGCACCACGGCACGCCGACCGTCGATCGACCTCACGTTGCTGTACTGTTCAAGCATGCTCGCCAGTTCCGCTTCGACTGCCTGCTCGATGATCTGCCGCGCGCCTTGCTGGATCAGTTCATCGAGCGCGCTCTTCGTTTGTGCTTTTCTGCCGTTCGTTTCTTTCATAATCTTCTTCATGGTGGTCGGGGCCGGCTCGCGCCGGCTTTGCTCGGTGTGCCTTCGACAAGCAACATTCTCAGCTAAACCGCCACCGCCTTCTCATATTTCCCAAAGCACCCCGTACACCAGATTCGACAATAGCTCACAGTAGCGTACGAATACTCGTTACGCCAATAACGCAGATTACCCAGATCACCCAGATCACCCAGATCACTCAGATCACTCAGATCACTCAGATCACTCAGATCACTCAGATCGCGCAGATCGCGCAGATCGCGCAGATCACGCCGACCGCGTTGGCGACAGCACCCGGCGGACGATGACGACGCAGATGCCTGCGAAGACGAGCAGGGCGAGCCATTCCGACGTCGGGGCAAAGCCACTGCCGACGATGGCCAGCGGGGCGTCGGAGCCGGTGAAGCCGACGACCATCGCCATCGCCACGCCCACCAGACTTTCACCGACAATCAGGCCCGATGCCAGCAACACACCGCGTCGTTCAGCCGCTTCCGCATACGGTCCGAAGTCCTTTCCTTGTGCCTTGGCTCGCGCTTTCAGCACACGCTGCGAGATCCAACCCAGCACCGCACCGATCACCAATACGGAGCCGATCGTCGGCGGCAGATAGATACCGATGCCTACCGCAATGACCGGGACACGCGCAACACCTCCACGCTTGGCCAACGCTGCATCAATCGCAATCAACGCTAGCCCCAGCACCGCACCGATGCCGAGCATCGACCAGTCGAGCCGGTGCGTGAAGATGCCCTTGGCAATCGCCGTCATCAGAATCGCCTGCGGCGCCGACAGTGCCTGCGACGGATCCATTCCCGCGCGCGGCAATGCATCGGTGAACCCGTAGGCGTTGTACAACAGGTTCAGCACTGGCGGAATCACCGCAGCACCTACGACACAGCCCACCAACAGCGCCACCTGCTGACGCCACGGCGTCGCGCCCACCAGCCAACCCGTCTTCAGATCCTGAAGGTTGTCGTTGGAAATCGTGGCAATGGCGATGACGGCAGCCGTCGTGAAGAGGGCCAACGCAATGGCGAGCTTGCTGCCGCCAGCGGTATCGAGCAGCCCGCTCGCCTGACTGACGCTCAGAATCAGCAGCGACACCAACACCACCGCAACGATCCCGATACCCGAAATCGGACTGGCAGACGATCCCACTAGCCCCGCCATGTAGCCACATGCGGCTGCTACCAGAAAGCCGAAGACCACGGCGAACACGACGCTGCAAATCACCAGCGTGGCGATACCACCGAACGACAGCGGCGCATCCGCGAGGAACACGCCGAACGTCACGACCCACACGGCCACGCACAGCAACGTGAGACCGATCACCCAGTACGGCGACAGATCCTGCTCCGTGCGACCCAGCGCCTGTCCGTTACCAGCCTTACCTCGTGCGCCTCGCGCCTTGCCCAACGCCGTGAACGACGTCTTCACGCCATCGACCATCGGCTTTGCTAGCGTGATGAGTGTCCATATGGCCGCCACGCCGATCACACCGGCCCCAATGAACCGCACCTTGTGTTGCCACAGTCCATCCGCGAATGCCGTCATCGCCAGACCATCGGGATTCGGTGTGATAGCTGTGAGCACCGGCACAGCAATACCCCAGGTGAGCACGAAGCCGAGCAGAATGGCCAGCCCCGACACGATGCCGATGAGATAACCGGCACCGATCAACGCGAGCGAGAAGCCGGTCGTCAGACGGAAGACCGCAGCGCCCGCCGGGATCCACGCGGTAATACTCTCGCCGAGGATCTTCAGGCCCGCCGTCGCAAACGCAAACAGCGCCGAGACGATCCCGCCGAAGGCAATCTCCCGCACGCCACTCGCTTCGTTACCCGTCGCTGTTTTCCCGCTGGGGGACGTCTTACCTTCGTCACCTTCACTGCCGACGCGCAGAATTTCCGCTGCCGCCACACCCTCCGGATACGGCAAGTCACTGTCGACCACCATCGCGCGACGCAACGGGATCGTGAACAGCACGCCAAGAATGCCACCCGACGCGCAGATCGCCAGCGTCAGGCCAAATGGAAAGCCCTGCCAGTGTCCGATTGGAGCGGCCCCATGAAACACCGGACACAGCGACCCACTTACAATAACGGGTAGGCATAAGACTGTGTTTTTGACTAACACCAAGCAGGAAGTGATGGAAGTGTTGACGGGCCCAGAGCGCCGGCGTCGCTGGACGGCGGAGCAGAAACTGTCGATGGTTCGCGAGAGTTTCGAACCGGGAAAATCGGTTTCAATGGTCGCGCGCCATTACGGCGTGAACCCGAACCAGCTATTCCACTGGCGCAAGCTGTACCAGGACGGTAGCCTGTCAGCGGTCAAGGCTGGCGAAGAAGTGGTTCCGGCATCGGAGTTGGCTGATGCGCTCAAGCAGATTCGCGAGCTGCAACGGATGCTCGGCAAAAAAACAATGGAGAACGAGATTCTCCGGGAAGCAGTTGAATACAGCCGAGCAAAAAAATGGATAGCGCACTCGCCCTTGCTGCCGGAGGACGGCCAGTGAAACTGGTCTGTGAAGTTCTCGGCGTGTCGCGCTCGAACGTATCGGCACGACTGTCGCGTCCGGCGACGTGGCGCGATGGCCGGCAATCAAGGCCGACCGACGACGAAACTGTAGTCGAGGAAATCCGCCGTGTCGTCGGCGATTTGCCCAGCTATGGCTACCGGCGGGTTTGGGGCACGTTGCGCAACGAGCGCGTTGCAGTTGGACTGGCGCCGTTCAATGCCAAGCGCATTTATCGCATCATGCGAACGCATGGGCTGCTGACGCAGCGCCGACCGATTGCGCCGCGAGCCCACCGTCGACATGATGGCAAAGTGGCCGTCGCGCGCAGCAATCAGCGATGGTGCTCGGACGGCTTCGAGTTCCGCTGCGACAACGGCGAGCCGCTGCGTGTGACGTTTGCGCTGGATTGCTGCGACCGAGAAGCGATGAGCTGGGCGGCGACGACAGCAGGCCACAGCGGCGACATTGTGCGCGACGTGATGCTGGCCGCAGTGGAAAATCGGTTCGGCAACGAGGTGCATACGCCGTCCGAAATCGAGTGGCTGAGCGACAATGGTTCGGGCTATACGGCTGACGATACGCGCCGGTTTGCGATGAACATCGGACTAAAGCCATTGACCACGCCCGTGTGCAGTCCGCAAAGTAACGGCATGGCCGAGAGCTTCGTGAAAACGATGAAGCGCGACTACGTCGCCTTCATGCCGAAGCCGGATGCTGCAACCGCTGCTCACAATCTGGCCATTGCATTTGAGCATTACAACGAGAAGCACCCCCATAGCGCGCTGAAATACCGCTCGCCTCGCGAGTTCCGGCGCTCGATGGATTCAGCAACCTTAGTGTGATGGTGTGTCCGGTTTTACAGGGTCAACTCCACCGATCATCAGCAAGCCGGGCAACACAAAGATGATCGATGAGAGCGTGCCTGCCGCAGACGCCTGCGTCTGCACCATGTTGTTCTCGAGGATGTTGCCGCCCCGCAGCGCGCGGAGCACCGCCATCGAAATCACGGCCGCAGGAATGGAAGAAGAAAACGTGAGACCGACCTTGAGGCCGAGATAAACGTTGGAGGCGGTGAACACTAAGGTGATCAGCGCGCCCAGGATCATGCCGCGTACCGTCAACTCGGGGAGCGAGACGGCGTCGGGAATTCGGGTTGGATGAGATGCCATGTACGAATAGGGGGGATTTATCGCCCAATGGGAATGTGGCGCAGATTGTATGCGCCTGCGTGGTGCGCCGCCAGTCTTGACGGGCGCACTAGAACGGCCGTTCGAATCTGACCCTCTCACCGCTAAATCGTCGGCATTCGCGTCTGGCAGTCATTAAACGGAAAAACCTTCAAATCCATCCACTTATCAGATGGAATCCAACTTTTATCAATCGATTTATTGATGGATGATGCGGGTTTTCCCTAGAGATAAAGTCAACACGTAACGCCGTCGGGGAAGCGGCCGTTGCGCACCCAAAAGGAAAGGAGCTTTCCCCATGTCCAGTCTGCATACCTCAACACATCCGGTACCTCATGCGAGCGGCGCACGCCGTTGGCTGGTGCTGGCCATCGTGTCGGTGGCGCTGCTGCTCATCGTGATCGACATGACGGTGCTCTATACGGCACTGCCGCGTCTGACCCACGATCTGGCAGCGACGGCCTCCGCCAAGCTGTGGATCGTAAACGCCTACGCGCTCGTGGTCTCGGGCCTGCTGCTCGGCATGGGCACGCTCGGCGACCGTCTTGGTCACAAGCAATTGTTTCTCGCCGGTCTGGTCGTCTTCGGCGTGGCGTCGCTCGCCGCCGCCTTTGCGCCGAGCGCCAACGTCCTGATCGTCGCCCGAGGTTTCCTTGGGGTGGGGGCGGCCATGATGATGCCCGCCACGCTCTCGCTGATTCGGCTGACGTTTGCCGACCCCCATGAGCAAGCGCTCGCCATCGGTATCTGGGCGTCGGTGGCTTCAGGTGGTGCGGCGTTCGGCCCGATTGTCGGCGGCGCGCTGCTCGAACACTTCTGGTGGGGCTCGGTCTTCCTGATCAACGTCCCGATCGTGCTGATCGCATTGCCTGTGGCCTGGTGGTTGATCCCGAAGGGCGGTGCGACGTCGTCCCAACCGTGGGACTGGTTCGGCTCGTTGCTCTTCATGGTCGGCCTGATCGGCGTGACGTACGCGATCAAGAGCGCGGGCAAGCTGGCCCCCGACTGGGCGACGGTCGGCGTTGCGGTCGTCGTAGGTGTTGCGTTCCTGTGGGCGTTCGTCAAACGCCAGCAGCGCAGTGCGCATCCGTTGCTCGACTTCGCCTTGTTCCGCAATCCGGTGTTCGCTGGTGCGGTGGCGGCGGCACTGATGGCCGCAGCGGCGTTGATCGGCATGCAACTGGTGTTCAGCCAGCGTCTGCAACTGACGATGGGCTATTCGCCGCTGGAAGCCGGATGGGCGGGCATGCCGTTATCGATTGCCGCCTTCGTCGCGGGACCGATTGCCGGTCGCATGCTCCCCCGCATGGGCAGCGCGCGAATGTTGTTCATCTCGTTGATGACGTCGGCCGTGGGCATGGCGGGCTACCTGATCCTGCGCGATTCGGGCCTCGCGTTGTCTGCCCTGGCGCTGGCGACGCTCGGTGTTGGCGTCGGTGCGACCATGACGGCGGCGTCGAGCACCATCATGCAGAGCGCACCACCCGAGCGCGCCGGGATGGCGGCGTCGGTCGAAGAGGTCTCGTACGAACTCGGCGGTGCGTTGGGTGTGACCTTCATGGGCAGCCTGCTGACGTTCGTCTACGGTCGTTCGATGGATGTGCCGCAGGTGGCGACGCTCCCGGACACCGTGCGCGACAGCCTCGACGAGGCGCAGATCGTCGCCGAGCACTTGCCGCCGGCGGCCGCCGATGCGCTGACGGTGCTCTCCAACACAGCATTCAATCACGGGTTCGACGCTGTGATCGGCGCGGGCGCTTTCCTGCTCTTTGCCACGGCGATCTGGGGACGCTGGCACGCACGTCAGCACTAACCGCCCCTTGCCGTCGTCGTCACCGAAGCGCGCGCTCACCCACTGGTGAGTGCGCGCTTTTGTCTTTGTTCTTTGTCTCGCCACATCAGCTCAACGCAACGAGCACGACAGCCAATGCGCGATACGAACGCCATCGAGGCGTGAACCTTCGGGCGTGTCGCTGCCGAGCATCGTCACGATCACGGGACGCGTCTTGTGCACCATCATCCGCATCACCATGTTGTGTCCCGACTCGTTGATGAAGCCCGTCTTCTGCACGCTGGCGTGCACCTTGCCGTAACGCACCAGCCGGTTCGTATTGACGTACTGCAACTGCCCTTTGCCAGTGGGTACTAACTGCTGATGATCGATCGAGTAGCGGCGAATCAGCGCATAGCCGTTCGATGCGCGCACCAGCCGCGCCAGTTCACGCGCCGTCGACACATTGCGCGGCGAGAGTCCCGTGGCGTTTTCAAAACGCGTATTGGGCATGTTGAGCAAGCGCGCCTTGGCGTTCATTGCCGAGATAAACGCAGGCCGCCCGCCCGGATAGTCACGACTCAGCGCCGCGGCCGCACGGTTCTCGGAGGCCATCAGCGAGATGTGCAACATGTTGGCGCGCGAGAGGGTCGAGCCCACGGCCAGACGCGAATGCGTGAACTTCAGCGTGTCGAGATCCGCATTCGTGACGGTGAGCGGCGCGCGCATGGCCGGGCCGCTGTCGAGCCAGACGACCGCCGTCATCAGTTTCGAGAGCGACGCGATGGGGCGCACCTGATCGGCATTCAGGGCGAAGAGCGGCGTGTGCGTCTTTTCGTCGACGATGTATACCGCCTTGGAGAACAGACGTTTGCGCGATGCTGGCGTGAAGCCGCAACGCGCAAGCAGCCGGGGTTTGGCGTCAGTGCTCACTTGGGCTGAAGCCGCCGTGGTGTCTCCGGGTTTCGCTGCGGCCGCCATTGTCGCACCTGCTGCTGCCCCTGCCGCTACAGCAGCCTTCGGTACTGCCTTGCGCCGAGCCACCGTCGGCGAGCGCTTCGGTGTCGACTTCGTCACCCTGGCGCGACGCGGCGGTGTCGCTCTCTTCGCGGCGCGGCTCGTGCGTCCCTTTGCCGCGTGAGTCGCCGCACGCTTGCGCGACGCGCTCGCTGCCGTCGCCTTGCGATGGGGGGCTGCCTTCGCCTTTTTCGCCACCGGTTTCCTCTTCTTGACGGCGTCATGCCGACGCTTGCCGGTACTCGTCGGATGCGCGTTGGCGGCGAGGGCGTCGCTGACGGGCAGACCCGCGATGAGCAGAATGACGCCGAACAACACGAGGCGCGCCATGGCAATCGCACGTGGCGGCATACGGTAAAGACGGGGCAGGGACGGGCTGAGCAGCGGGTACCACAGGGCAGACATCTTCGCGCGGTTCCGTAGAGAGAAGTGACGAGAAAGCGAT
The Pandoraea oxalativorans genome window above contains:
- the tnpC gene encoding IS66 family transposase codes for the protein MSFSRANLPDDIDALKALVLASQQVLHERETQLAELQTRLTSREQEIAHLKLLIDKLKRMQFGRKSEKLARQIEQLELRLEDLQADEGATEAATPIKSQAKVRVERQALPEHLEREVRVYLPEADDCPACGGNLKPLGEDVSEQLEYVRAHFRVIRHRRPKLACACCDTIVQQPAPSRPIERGVAGPNLLAHIITSKFLDHQPLYRQQAIYARDGVELEAGQMGHWLGRVCWLLDPLVDAVRAYALGGTKVHGDDTPLPVLEPGRGSTKTGRLWVYVRDDRPCGSDEAPAVWFAYTSDRRGEHPQRHLASFSGVLQADAFAGYAPLFEDGSIREAACMAHARRKIYDLHAVRPSAITEEALHRIGELYRIEAEIRGKPPDERRQVRQTRAVPRLEALRQWYESVLPMLSAKSDTTKAIQYSLNRWPALAYYCEDGQAEIDNLIAERALRGVAIGRRNYLFAGADSGGERAAAMYSLIGTARLNGINPEAYLAHVLERIADHPANRIDELLPWNVAQQLPDTAKIEPIR
- the tnpA gene encoding IS66-like element accessory protein TnpA; this translates as MVGAKVDKVLSVAVEAVPYRRANFSMEFKRATVEATLRPGASVALTARKAGINANLLFKWRRHYLAGAYGDVTPELVTRQSSAASVTEFVPVTITKALVGIPTPSADQAVPTSRCSLRHEGKIELVMRGGTMRFDGPLSLELLRELISELRT
- the tnpB gene encoding IS66 family insertion sequence element accessory protein TnpB (TnpB, as the term is used for proteins encoded by IS66 family insertion elements, is considered an accessory protein, since TnpC, encoded by a neighboring gene, is a DDE family transposase.); translation: MIGLPSNTRVWIAAGVTDMRCGFNSLAAKVELVLQKDPFSGHIFLFRGRRGDLLKALYWSDGGLCLLAKRLEKGRFAWPRADGGVVALTTAQLSLLLEGFDWREPIDAARPRSAR
- a CDS encoding IS256 family transposase, with the translated sequence MKKIMKETNGRKAQTKSALDELIQQGARQIIEQAVEAELASMLEQYSNVRSIDGRRAVVRNGYLPEREVVTAIGPVPVRVPKVRDRSGSGIRFNSAVVPPYVRKSARVSAALPWLYLRGISTGDMSEAMGIMLGGQVSGLSPNVVSRLKAQWADEHAQWNQRELSLARWVYWWADGIHTGVRSDDSDGQCLLVIIGVKPDGTKERVAISDGYRESKASWAELLLDLKKRGLQSGPLLACGDGAMGFWAAMEEVFPQTKHQRCWFHKMGNVLNALPKSQQARAKKAMQDIWMAATRAEALVAFNHFVDTHSAKYPKVVEKLTQDRDELLAFYDFPAEHWQHLRTTNPIESTFATVRHRTKRTRNCVSRATFLGLAFKLIESAEDSWRRIRAPEKIATMLDGMTFKDGEPVTDSTPAQQPLAA
- a CDS encoding IS3 family transposase (programmed frameshift), encoding MEVLTGPERRRRWTAEQKLSMVRESFEPGKSVSMVARHYGVNPNQLFHWRKLYQDGSLSAVKAGEEVVPASELADALKQIRELQRMLGKKTMENEILREAVEYSRGKKMDSALALAAGGRPVKLVCEVLGVSRSNVSARLSRPATWRDGRQSRPTDDETVVEEIRRVVGDLPSYGYRRVWGTLRNERVAVGLAPFNAKRIYRIMRTHGLLTQRRPIAPRAHRRHDGKVAVARSNQRWCSDGFEFRCDNGEPLRVTFALDCCDREAMSWAATTAGHSGDIVRDVMLAAVENRFGNEVHTPSEIEWLSDNGSGYTADDTRRFAMNIGLKPLTTPVCSPQSNGMAESFVKTMKRDYVAFMPKPDAATAAHNLAIAFEHYNEKHPHSALKYRSPREFRRSMDSATLV
- a CDS encoding MFS transporter translates to MSSLHTSTHPVPHASGARRWLVLAIVSVALLLIVIDMTVLYTALPRLTHDLAATASAKLWIVNAYALVVSGLLLGMGTLGDRLGHKQLFLAGLVVFGVASLAAAFAPSANVLIVARGFLGVGAAMMMPATLSLIRLTFADPHEQALAIGIWASVASGGAAFGPIVGGALLEHFWWGSVFLINVPIVLIALPVAWWLIPKGGATSSQPWDWFGSLLFMVGLIGVTYAIKSAGKLAPDWATVGVAVVVGVAFLWAFVKRQQRSAHPLLDFALFRNPVFAGAVAAALMAAAALIGMQLVFSQRLQLTMGYSPLEAGWAGMPLSIAAFVAGPIAGRMLPRMGSARMLFISLMTSAVGMAGYLILRDSGLALSALALATLGVGVGATMTAASSTIMQSAPPERAGMAASVEEVSYELGGALGVTFMGSLLTFVYGRSMDVPQVATLPDTVRDSLDEAQIVAEHLPPAAADALTVLSNTAFNHGFDAVIGAGAFLLFATAIWGRWHARQH
- a CDS encoding serine hydrolase → MSALWYPLLSPSLPRLYRMPPRAIAMARLVLFGVILLIAGLPVSDALAANAHPTSTGKRRHDAVKKRKPVAKKAKAAPHRKATAASASRKRAATHAAKGRTSRAAKRATPPRRARVTKSTPKRSPTVARRKAVPKAAVAAGAAAGATMAAAAKPGDTTAASAQVSTDAKPRLLARCGFTPASRKRLFSKAVYIVDEKTHTPLFALNADQVRPIASLSKLMTAVVWLDSGPAMRAPLTVTNADLDTLKFTHSRLAVGSTLSRANMLHISLMASENRAAAALSRDYPGGRPAFISAMNAKARLLNMPNTRFENATGLSPRNVSTARELARLVRASNGYALIRRYSIDHQQLVPTGKGQLQYVNTNRLVRYGKVHASVQKTGFINESGHNMVMRMMVHKTRPVIVTMLGSDTPEGSRLDGVRIAHWLSCSLR